A single window of Myripristis murdjan chromosome 21, fMyrMur1.1, whole genome shotgun sequence DNA harbors:
- the LOC115380429 gene encoding sterile alpha motif domain-containing protein 9-like: MSGVLSGDLTIQKVEEGDHKRNKNMSYYSVLRQFEDVLCTLKKRLKISFDFLDNFYVNLGSRCGMKDNRERIAKIELFRCFKQYADLFCKTDSTNLLKNKTMNVMLQVHNARQFLEMQKADTYSGVLDYLSNQKPTEVMEKIAQTYDFLQGNGSGCTLKEKINFIYANVVLSCIKPHSPQLEPFKKLCDSLGQILGGQISSSEKLPLHFISVTLFWPQPGGDHPASKNLGKFVSWMRTLYDENMQGVCNGKRPVVHFLLGKKYGYERMVHLEEIRKCVKAGQEQFATMWANGTIWKERQVEQLLCRVSGVVQGRCILADTSIPDLKVDVGPMFRSQLSGRAKGSKVSFFIGFSVKGPLAIDIN, from the coding sequence ATGAGTGGAGTTCTCTCTGGTGATCTTACTATTCAGAAAGTAGAGGAAGGGGATCACAAGCGTAACAAGAACATGTCCTACTACTCTGTTCTCAGGCAGTTTGAGGACGTACTTTGTACCCTCAAAAAGAGGTTGAAGATAAGCTTTGACTTTCTTGACAATTTTTATGTCAACTTGGGCTCCAGATGTGGAATGAAAGACAATCGTGAGCGAATAGCCAAAATAGAGCTTTTCAGATGTTTCAAACAGTATGCAGATCTATTCTGCAAAACAGATTCCACAAATCTGTTGAAGAATAAAACCATGAACGTCATGCTTCAGGTACACAATGCAAGGCAATTCTTGGAGATGCAAAAAGCTGATACCTATTCTGGGGTCCTGGATTATCTCTCTAATCAAAAACCAACTGAAGTAATGGAGAAGATTGCCCAAACATATGATTTTCTTCAGGGAAATGGTTCTGGCTGCACTTTAAAGGAGAAGATCAATTTCATCTATGCCAATGTTGTACTAAGTTGTATCAAACCCCATTCACCGCAGCTTGAGCCATTCAAGAAACTTTGTGATTCCCTTGGCCAAATTCTTGGTGGACAAATCTCATCAAGTGAGAAGTTGCCACTGCACTTCATTTCAGTCACACTGTTCTGGCCACAGCCAGGAGGAGATCACCCAGCATCTAAAAACCTGGGAAAGTTTGTATCATGGATGAGGACCTTATATGATGAAAACATGCAGGGAGTGTGCAATGGTAAGAGACCTGTTGTCCATTTTCTCCTAGGGAAGAAATATGGCTATGAGCGGATGGTACACCTTGAGGAAATCAGGAAGTGTGTTAAGGCTGGGCAGGAACAGTTTGCCACAATGTGGGCAAACGGCACAATATGGAAAGAGAGGCAGGTAGAGCAGCTGCTTTGCAGGGTATCAGGTGTGGTGCAGGGCAGATGTATATTGGCAGATACCTCTATCCCAGATCTGAAGGTAGACGTCGGCCCCATGTTCCGAAGCCAGCTTAGTGGACGAGCAAAGGGGTCAAAGGTCTCATTCTTCATTGGCTTCTCAGTGAAAGGCCCGCTTGCCATTGACATTAACTGA
- the LOC115379392 gene encoding sterile alpha motif domain-containing protein 9-like — MADKGEMKSEEADLSADIKDWSKHQVRLWALKKAAVDDKFADILFQQDINGSSLLLLDKTDLMDLGVTLGPAKLIIHARDELLKFRKEHPPGTINQSGGLCKPYPFQRYHDACRYMENSILDVPESGASDYIEPCHEFKGFISVPDENKMCKFTTDVIRFAAACMNSRTNGTIHFGVGDKPDFTHGEVLGVDINDKEAYEKELKNAIENYFEHKHEEAAKKCIKPPRFVGVLNKDMTSSQKYVIEVDIVPNSTICEENRYFVSLASKKGKKKAKGKETDPQQSKFFYIRDGSSTRNLFPSTTSAGSMEEFNKFVDSVAQLSQLRKQAEEKHLKGVKSTVQGSRLSQMITGGTQSLDQSHFEQYVIVTNKSHPGQLESLTFLQELNPAAVLDFDPESTKNGLQQHFEELSTVNVHLPIKYKITEGVEDIASKLKLTRNTSWVLCNGGVEDEVPSDIENWLIEKGASVRDVISFLCRKDVLPSKRFLVVFLLLSTVSEKMDPLVETFSIFWQELKGTEQILCICENEKAFTYWKDLIEARCGTNISRRCIYDLSFAEVNGTILSLLSENRRSKHFLPCGGGSKVLFEKKVERSLNTLDVLCVNQCEGGNENKIVIEENFYKGGKVSWWNFFFSEQPGSTPFIKRDQFDFIMNTVIPDLSSLRKACVLFSLMHVPGCGGTTLAMHTLWAHKDKFRCAVLKDSNADLAEVATQVVKLLRDAHEEQLPRVPVLLMIDDFEDMDKVFDLQQLIEKECVTHDIQSGSPQVILLNCMRSDSSEQTETTEETVFIGNKLSEKEQKQCEQKLKEIEKTHKENLDTFYGFMIMKKNFSQEYIQGVARNTLKSFNINHKHAQLIAVLALLNVYCKGASLSVSLCEEFLGLQPKALCGSDRFEDGFGSFSTLISAITVEAKVVFKAVKMIHSSIAQHCLQELATTHNVQIADIANLLLTTDRFYESTQGKDSLMQNVRCMLVKRYHSKEEESTFSPLIQDIAKQSQGLEEIVLLDASKRFERDAIISQLLARYYYLKKRDFKEAKDWARRAKDLNPENSYITDTSAQVIKHELKNAIAEDKELPFEPEKVQIYLKMARSAMDAFKEQHNLAKKESMQRFQNRRDMTPFNTAGCLGEIQVGVIVIEILEKTHIFSTGSVRHDIMSGVLSGDLTIQKVEEGDRNRKNKSYYSVLRQFEDILCTLKERLKLNFDFLDKFYVNLGSRCGMKDTREQIAKIEFFRCFKQYADLFCKTDSTNLNNKTMNVMLKVHSARRFLEMQKADTYYGVLDYLSNQKPTEVMEKIAKTYDFLQGNGSGCTLKEKINFIYANVVLSCIKPHSLHLKPFKKLCDSLGQILGGQISSSERLPLHFIAVALFWPQPGGDHPASKNLGKFVSWMRTLYDEDMQGVCNGKRPVVHFLLGKKYGYERMVHLEEIRKCVKAGQEQFATMWANGTIWKEKQVEQLLFRVSGVVQGRCILADTSIPDLKVEVGPMFRSQLSGRAKGSKVSFFIGFSVKGPLAIDIN; from the exons ATGGCTGATAAAGGTGAAATGAAG agtgaaGAGGCGGATCTGTCTGCTGACATCAAAGACTGGAGTAAACATCAAGTGAGACTATGGGCACTCAAGAAAGCTGCTGTGGATGACAAATTTGCCGATATTTTGTTTCAACAGGATATTAATGGGTCCAGTCTTTTACTTTTAGACAAAACAGACTTAATGGATTTAGGTGTGACTCTAGGACCAGCAAAACTTATCATTCATGCCAGAGATGAGCTGTTGAAATTTAGAAAAGAGCACCCTCCAGGCACTATAAACCAGTCTGGAGGATTATGCAAGCCCTATCCATTCCAAAGATATCATGATGCTTGTAGATACATGGAGAACAGCATTCTTGATGTTCCAGAATCAGGCGCCTCAGACTATATTGAACCCTGCCATGAGTTTAAAGGTTTCATCAGTGTAccagatgaaaataaaatgtgtaagtTCACTACTGATGTTATTCGCTTTGCAGCAGCCTGCATGAATAGCCGCACGAATGGCACCATACATTTTGGGGTTGGTGACAAACCAGACTTCACCCATGGTGAAGTATTGGGAGTGGATATTAATGACAAAGAGGCTTATGAAAAggaactgaaaaatgcaattgaGAACTATTTTGAACATAAACACGAAGAGGCAGCAAAAAAGTGCATCAAGCCGCCTCGATTTGTTGGGGTTCTCAATAAGGATATGACATCATCTCAGAAGTATGTGATAGAAGTGGACATAGTGCCTAACTCTACAATCTGTGAAGAGAACAGGTACTTTGTCAGCTTGGCttcaaagaaaggaaagaagaaggcaaaaggcaaagaaactgaTCCACAACAGTCAAAATTTTTCTATATCCGTGATGGCAGCAGTACCAGGAATCTATTTCCGTCAACCACCTCTGCAGGATCTATGGAGGAGTTCAACAAATTTGTTGACAGTGTGGCACAGCTGTCACAACTCCggaaacaagcagaagagaagCACCTCAAAGGGGTTAAAAGCACTGTTCAAGGCTCTAGACTAAGTCAAATGATTACAGGTGGAACTCAGTCATTAGACCAGTCACATTTTGAGCAGTATGTAATAGTAACAAACAAATCACATCCAGGCCAGTTAGAATCACTCACATTTCTTCAAGAGCTCAATCCTGCAGCTGTTTTGGACTTCGATCCAGAATCAACTAAAAATGGTTTGCAGCAGCACTTTGAAGAGCTAAGTACAGTAAATGTCCATCTTCCAATAAAGTATAAAATCACAGAAGGTGTTGAAGACATTGCAAGCAAGTTGAAATTAACTAGAAATACCAGCTGGGTGTTGTGCAATGGAGGTGTTGAGGATGAGGTACCATCAGACATAGAAAATTGGCTGATAGAGAAGGGAGCCTCCGTTCGAGATGTGATTTCATTCTTATGCCGTAAAGATGTGCTTCCAAGCAAGAGATTCCTTgttgttttcttacttttgtcTACTGTAAGCGAGAAGATGGATCCTCTTGTAGAGACTTTCAGTATATTTTGGCAGGAGCTCAAAGGCACAGAGCAGATTCTTTGtatctgtgaaaatgaaaaagcatttaCCTACTGGAAGGACCTTATTGAGGCTCGTTGTGGAACCAACATCTCCAGAAGATGCATTTATGATCTCAGTTTCGCTGAAGTCAATGGCACCATCCTCAGTCTTTTGTCAGAAAATCGCAGATCCAAGCATTTCCTGCCTTGTGGTGGAGGTAGCAAAGTGCTGTTTGAAAAGAAAGTGGAGCGTAGCCTGAATACCTTAGATGTCCTGTGTGTGAACCAGTGTGAAGGAGGAAATGAGAACAAAATTGTCATAGAGGagaacttctacaaaggaggaAAAGTGTCATGGTggaatttctttttctctgagcAGCCTGGGTCCACACCTTTTATCAAGCGGGACCAGTTTGACTTCATCATGAACACAGTCATACCAGATTTGAGCTCTTTGAGAAAAGCCTGTGTATTATTCAGCCTCATGCATGTGCCTGGATGTGGTGGGACAACTTTAGCCATGCACACTCTATGGGCTCACAAAGACAAGTTCCGTTGTGCAGTTCTGAAAGACAGCAATGCTGACCTAGCCGAAGTTGCTACTCAAGTGGTCAAACTTTTGAGGGATGCCCATGAAGAGCAGTTACCAAGAGTCCCTGTTTTGCTTATGATAGATGACTTTGAGGATATGGACAAAGTATTTGACTTGCAGCAGCTCATTGAAAAAGAGTGTGTGACACATGACATTCAGTCTGGGTCTCCACAGGTAATTCTACTGAACTGCATGAGATCAGATTCTTCAGAGCAGACTGAAACAACTGAAGAAACTGTATTCATTGGCAATAAACTCTCTGAGAAGGAGCAGAAACAGTGTGAGCAAAAACTTaaggaaatagaaaaaacacacaaagaaaatctTGACACATTCTATGGATTCATGATCATGAAGAAGAACTTTTCACAAGAATACATTCAGGGTGTGGCACGCAACACCCTGAAGAGCTTCAACATCAATCATAAACATGCACAACTCATTGCTGTCTTAGCTCTGTTGAATGTATATTGCAAGGGtgcctcactctctgtctctctgtgtgaggAATTTCTAGGTCTTCAACCAAAAGCATTATGTGGATCTGACAGATTTGAAGATGGATTTGGATCATTTTCCACTTTAATTTCTGCCATCACAGTTGAGGCTAAGGTCGTATTTAAAGCTGTGAAAATGATCCATTCAAGTATCGCTCAGCACTGCTTGCAAGAACTTGCAACAACACACAATGTACAAATAGCTGACATTGCCAATTTACTGCTAACCACAGACAGGTTTTATGAGAGCACACAAGGCAAAGACAGTCTCATGCAAAATGTTCGCTGCATGTTGGTGAAGAGATATCACTCAAAGGAGGAGGAATCAACCTTCTCTCCACTAATTCAGGACATTGCAAAACAGTCACAGGGACTGGAAGAGATAGTGCTACTGGATGCATCTAAAAGATTTGAGAGAGATGCTATTATCTCTCAGTTACTAGCCAGGTACTATTACCTAAAGAAGAGGGATTTCAAAGAGGCTAAAGACTGGGCACGGAGAGCAAAAGACCTTAACCCAGAGAACTCCTATATTACAGACACATCAGCACAAGTGATCAAACATGAGCTAAAAAATGCCATTGCAGAGGACAAAGAACTACCTTTTGAACCAGAAAAAGTTCAAATTTACCTCAAAATGGCTCGATCAGCAATGGATGCATTCAAGGAACAACACAACCTTGCAAAGAAAGAGTCAATGCAGCGATTTCAGAACAGGAGAGACATGACGCCTTTCAATACTGCAGGGTGCCTGGGAGAAATTCAGGTTGGAGTAATTGTCATTGAAATACTGGAAAAGACACACATATTTTCTACAGGCAGTGTCCGTCATGACATAATGAGTGGTGTTCTCTCTGGTGATCTTACTATTCAGAAAGTAGAGGAAGGGGATCGCAATCGTAAGAACAAGTCCTACTACTCTGTTCTCAGGCAGTTTGAGGACATACTTTGTACCCTTAAAGAGAGGCTGAAGTTAAACTTTGACTTTCTTGACAAGTTTTATGTCAACTTGGGCTCCAGATGTGGAATGAAAGACACTCGTGAGCAAATAGCCAAAATAGAGTTTTTCAGATGTTTCAAACAGTATGCAGATCTATTCTGCAAAACAGATTCCACAAATCTGAATAATAAAACCATGAACGTCATGCTTAAGGTACACAGTGCAAGACGATTCTTGGAGATGCAAAAAGCTGATACCTATTATGGGGTCTTGGATTATCTCTCTAATCAAAAACCAACTGAAGTAATGGAGAAGATTGCCAAAACATATGATTTTCTTCAGGGAAATGGTTCTGGCTGCACTTTAAAGGAGAAGATCAATTTCATCTATGCCAATGTTGTACTAAGTTGTATCAAACCCCATTCGCTGCATCTTAAGCCATTCAAGAAACTTTGTGATTCCCTTGGCCAAATTCTTGGTGGACAAATCTCATCAAGTGAGAGGTTGCCACTGCACTTCATTGCAGTCGCACTGTTCTGGCCACAGCCAGGAGGAGATCACCCAGCATCTAAAAACCTGGGAAAGTTTGTATCATGGATGAGGACCTTATATGATGAAGACATGCAGGGAGTGTGCAATGGTAAGAGACCTGTTGTCCATTTTCTCCTAGGGAAGAAATATGGCTATGAGCGGATGGTACACCTTGAGGAAATCAGGAAGTGTGTTAAGGCTGGGCAGGAACAGTTTGCCACAATGTGGGCAAATGGCACAATATGGAAAGAGAAGCAGGTAGAGCAGCTGCTTTTCAGGGTATCAGGTGTGGTGCAGGGCAGATGTATATTGGCAGATACCTCTATCCCAGATCTGAAGGTAGAAGTCGGCCCCATGTTCCGAAGCCAGCTTAGTGGACGAGCAAAGGGGTCAAAGGTCTCATTCTTCATTGGCTTCTCAGTGAAAGGCCCGCTCGCCATTGACATTAACTGA